From the genome of Streptomyces sp. NBC_01304:
ACGTCCGCGCCGCCCCCGCCGAGCGCCTTGCGGGCCTGCTCGGGCCAGTCCTCGTACGTCGCGTCGATGGCGTGGTCCGCCCCCAACTCCCGTACCAGCGCCAGCTTGTGCTCCCCGCGGGCCACGGCCACGACCTCGGCCCCGCGGGCGTGCAGCAGCTGGACGAGGAGGGTGCCCATGCCGCCCGAGGCGCCCAGGAGCAGCACCTTCTCGCCCGGCTCGACGCCGGTCACGTCGAGCAGGCCGAGAGCGGTGACGGCATCGGTCATCAGGGCGGCCGCATCCCGCAGTTCCAGGCCTGCGGGCACCGGGGTCAGGGTGTCCACGGCCCGCGCGACCCGCTCGGCGGAACCCCCGGTGAAGCCGGACGAAGAGACGACGCAGCGCCCGATCCAGGCCTCGTCGACGCCCTCGCCGACCTCGCGGACCGTCCCCGCAACGCCGTTACCCGGCACGTACGGAGGCTCGACCGGGAAGTACTCCTGGCCCCAGCCGGACCTGATCTGCGTCTCCACGAAGATGGTGTCGACGTACGCCACATCGATCACGACCTCGCCGGGGCCCGCCACCGGGTCGGGTGCCTCAATGGTCTCGATCACCTCGGGGCCACCGAACTTGGTCACCTGTGCCACGCGCATGTCGCTCACTCCTCGCCGTAAATCCGTAAGTCCGTACGTGAGTACGTCGGTCGGTATGGGAGGAGTCTGTGACCTCAACTTAGGTTGAGGTCAAGCCCGTTCCGCAACTGACCGAAGCCCAGCTCCGCCGCCGTCACCGCGTCCTCGTACGCCGCGTCCGCGCTCTCGCCCGCCGCGACCCGGCGCCAGTTCTCCAGCGCGAGCGTGCGCTGCACCGCCACGATCTGGCCGGCCGCGAGCAGCGCCCCGATCCCACCGCCGAGCGCCTCGGCGAGGGCCGCCTCCGAGCGGGTCTGGTACGTGTGCATCCGGGCCACCAGGGACGGTGTCCCGTACAGGAGCCGCATGAAGGCGAGCACTCCCGGGTGGTCGTTGAGCCCGGTCACGGGGTCGCG
Proteins encoded in this window:
- a CDS encoding zinc-binding dehydrogenase, which gives rise to MRVAQVTKFGGPEVIETIEAPDPVAGPGEVVIDVAYVDTIFVETQIRSGWGQEYFPVEPPYVPGNGVAGTVREVGEGVDEAWIGRCVVSSSGFTGGSAERVARAVDTLTPVPAGLELRDAAALMTDAVTALGLLDVTGVEPGEKVLLLGASGGMGTLLVQLLHARGAEVVAVARGEHKLALVRELGADHAIDATYEDWPEQARKALGGGGADVVLDGVGGRLGTAAFPLAADGGRFSAHGAPTGGFAPLDQAEAERRGITLLGIGNLQFDPEDQRHLRVRAYAQAAEGRLRPIIGEAFPLDRTADAHTAIEARTLLGKVLLAV